One window from the genome of Micromonospora aurantiaca ATCC 27029 encodes:
- a CDS encoding DUF3866 family protein — MVRWRSGTVTAVRRRWAGAVELDVDLPDGARMRALAYPALVGEPEPGDRVLLNAGALLMGLGTGGYALVVALPDRLPPDPPQAGDSRDAGHLVKARYTPLQPILLGVDEEASPHHDRLAAADSVDGMPVVTADLHSALPAILAGVRADAPDARVAYVLTDGGALPAWFSRTLAGLSGHLAGTVSVGQAFGGDLEASTLHSGLLAARHVLDADLTIVAQGPGNLGTGTRWGFSGVAVGEAVNAVATLGGRPVGSLRISDADARPRHRGVSHHSLTAYGRVALAPAELVVPDGLAPGLAAEVAAALTPLADRHRIVTVPADGLDAALRATPVGLSTMGRGLDADHAYFLAAAAAGRYAARLLG; from the coding sequence ATGGTGCGATGGCGGTCCGGCACGGTCACGGCGGTACGGCGACGGTGGGCCGGCGCTGTCGAACTCGACGTCGACCTGCCCGACGGCGCCCGGATGCGCGCCCTGGCCTACCCGGCCCTGGTCGGCGAGCCCGAACCCGGCGACCGGGTGCTGCTCAACGCCGGCGCGCTGCTGATGGGCCTCGGCACCGGCGGCTACGCGCTGGTCGTGGCGCTGCCCGACCGGCTGCCGCCGGACCCGCCGCAGGCCGGTGACAGCCGCGACGCCGGGCACCTGGTCAAGGCCCGCTACACGCCGCTGCAACCGATCCTGCTCGGCGTGGACGAGGAGGCGTCGCCGCACCACGACCGGCTGGCCGCCGCGGACTCGGTCGACGGCATGCCGGTGGTCACCGCCGATCTGCACTCCGCGCTGCCGGCGATCCTGGCCGGTGTACGCGCCGACGCGCCTGACGCCCGGGTCGCGTACGTGCTGACCGACGGTGGCGCGCTGCCGGCCTGGTTCTCCCGCACCCTGGCCGGGCTGTCCGGGCACCTCGCCGGCACGGTCAGCGTGGGCCAGGCGTTCGGCGGTGACCTGGAGGCGAGCACACTGCACAGCGGCCTGCTCGCCGCCCGGCACGTGCTCGACGCCGACCTGACGATCGTCGCCCAGGGGCCGGGCAACCTCGGCACCGGCACCCGCTGGGGCTTCTCCGGCGTCGCGGTCGGCGAAGCCGTGAACGCGGTCGCCACGCTGGGCGGGCGCCCGGTCGGCTCGCTGCGCATCTCCGACGCCGACGCCCGCCCCCGGCACCGTGGCGTCTCCCACCACAGCCTGACCGCGTACGGCCGGGTCGCGCTGGCCCCCGCGGAGCTGGTCGTGCCGGACGGCCTCGCCCCCGGCCTGGCCGCGGAGGTCGCCGCGGCGCTGACGCCGCTGGCCGACCGGCACCGCATCGTCACGGTGCCTGCCGACGGCCTCGACGCGGCGCTGCGGGCCACCCCGGTCGGCCTGTCCACGATGGGCCGGGGCCTGGACGCCGACCACGCCTACTTCCTGGCCGCCGCCGCCGCCGGCCGGTACGCGGCCCGCCTGCTCGGCTGA
- a CDS encoding cation diffusion facilitator family transporter, producing the protein MAEPEVKTESVGTVVVAGAANLAIAVAKLVAGLISGSAAMLSEAAHSLADTTTEVLLYLALRRGARPADTRHPFGYGKESYVWAFLAALFTFVAGAGFAVTHGVTTILVHEHSGEYLVAYVVLAVSFAIESVSLARAVRQVRGESRRWGTTPRRYLRLTADTTVKAVFLEDSAALIGLLIAAGGLTLSHLTGDELYDGVASILIGVLLLVVAVVLARSNISLLVGRSVSDRLHRRIERELTDVPTVDHVDTLMTMFLGPDDILVAAKVDFRDDATGADIEAAADEAERRLTGHFPEIAYVFLDPTRSGSAGRTARTTQDEAGRPVDDRNP; encoded by the coding sequence ATGGCGGAACCGGAGGTCAAGACCGAGAGCGTCGGCACTGTCGTGGTGGCCGGCGCGGCGAACCTCGCCATCGCGGTCGCCAAGCTGGTCGCGGGCCTGATCTCGGGCTCCGCGGCGATGCTCTCCGAGGCCGCCCACTCGCTCGCCGACACCACCACCGAGGTGCTGCTCTACCTGGCGCTGCGCCGCGGCGCGCGGCCCGCCGACACCCGGCACCCCTTCGGGTACGGCAAGGAGAGCTACGTCTGGGCGTTCCTCGCCGCGCTGTTCACCTTCGTGGCCGGTGCGGGCTTCGCCGTCACGCACGGCGTCACCACCATCCTGGTGCACGAGCACAGCGGCGAATACCTCGTCGCGTACGTGGTGCTGGCGGTCTCCTTCGCGATCGAGTCGGTGTCGCTGGCCCGGGCGGTCCGGCAGGTGCGCGGCGAGTCACGCCGCTGGGGCACCACCCCGCGCCGCTATCTGCGCCTGACCGCCGACACCACCGTCAAGGCCGTCTTCCTGGAGGACAGCGCCGCGCTGATCGGCCTGCTGATCGCCGCCGGCGGGCTCACCCTGTCGCACCTGACCGGCGACGAACTGTACGACGGCGTCGCCTCGATCCTCATCGGCGTACTGCTGCTGGTGGTCGCCGTCGTGCTGGCCCGCAGCAACATCTCGCTGCTGGTCGGCCGCTCCGTCTCCGACCGGCTGCACCGGCGCATCGAGCGGGAGCTGACGGACGTGCCGACGGTGGACCACGTCGACACCCTGATGACCATGTTCCTCGGTCCCGACGACATCCTCGTCGCCGCCAAGGTCGACTTCCGTGACGACGCCACCGGCGCCGACATCGAGGCCGCCGCCGACGAGGCCGAACGCCGGCTCACCGGGCACTTCCCGGAGATCGCGTACGTCTTCCTCGACCCCACCCGGTCCGGTTCGGCCGGCCGGACCGCCCGCACCACCCAGGACGAGGCGGGCCGCCCGGTCGACGACCGGAACCCCTGA
- a CDS encoding helix-turn-helix transcriptional regulator has product MSRTRTERLVNLVICLLSTRRFLTAAQIAATVPGYEHDPDDAKDHEAFQRKFERDKAELRELGVPLETGTASVFDAEPGYRIAPRAYALPDIPLEPDEAAAVGIAARLWQHAGLAAAASSGLAKLRAAGIDVDPQATLGLEPMVTVDPAFAPLTAAARDRREVSFDYRVPDRDAPTRRRVQPWGVVCWRGRWYVVGHDLDRAATRCFRLSRVVGTVRATGEPGAYEPPAGVDLISHVARWSGPVERTGRATVLATPGRAAGLRRWAVECQAGPDGDRLVLPYADADYLAGQIVGYGPDVRVLEPPEVREAVIQRLKEVAARHDELAVTGGAR; this is encoded by the coding sequence GTGTCCCGGACCCGTACCGAACGCCTGGTCAACCTGGTGATCTGCCTGCTGTCGACGCGACGCTTCCTGACCGCCGCGCAGATCGCCGCGACCGTGCCCGGCTACGAGCACGACCCGGACGACGCCAAGGACCACGAGGCGTTCCAGCGCAAGTTCGAGCGCGACAAGGCCGAGCTGCGTGAGCTGGGCGTGCCGCTGGAGACGGGCACGGCGAGCGTCTTCGACGCCGAGCCGGGCTACCGGATCGCGCCGCGCGCGTACGCGCTGCCCGACATCCCGCTCGAACCGGACGAGGCCGCGGCCGTGGGCATCGCCGCCCGGCTGTGGCAGCACGCCGGGCTGGCCGCCGCCGCGTCGTCGGGGCTGGCGAAGCTGCGCGCCGCCGGCATCGACGTCGACCCGCAGGCGACGCTGGGCCTGGAGCCGATGGTCACCGTCGACCCGGCGTTCGCGCCGCTCACCGCCGCCGCGCGGGACCGGCGCGAGGTCAGCTTCGACTACCGCGTGCCGGACCGGGACGCGCCCACCCGCCGCCGGGTGCAACCGTGGGGCGTGGTCTGCTGGCGCGGCCGGTGGTATGTCGTCGGCCACGACCTGGACCGGGCGGCGACCCGCTGTTTCCGGCTGTCGCGGGTGGTCGGCACGGTCCGGGCGACCGGCGAGCCGGGCGCCTACGAGCCGCCCGCCGGGGTCGACCTGATCAGCCATGTGGCCCGCTGGTCCGGGCCGGTGGAACGCACCGGCCGGGCCACGGTGCTGGCCACGCCGGGCCGCGCCGCCGGGCTGCGCCGCTGGGCCGTCGAGTGCCAGGCCGGCCCCGACGGCGACCGGCTGGTGCTGCCGTACGCCGACGCCGACTACCTGGCCGGCCAGATCGTCGGGTACGGCCCGGACGTCCGGGTCCTGGAGCCACCGGAGGTGCGGGAGGCGGTCATCCAGCGGCTCAAGGAGGTCGCCGCCCGGCACGACGAGCTGGCAGTGACCGGAGGTGCCCGGTGA
- a CDS encoding helix-turn-helix transcriptional regulator — MTRPASRAGRASADRLARLLNLVPYLLARPGIEIAEAAHDLGVTEKQLREDLELLWVCGLPGYGPGDLIDMAFDGDRVTITYDAGIDRPLRLTPDEALALVVALRMIAETPGVANREAVERALAKIENAAGDLAGAPVEVRLPGDSARVRELRAAVERGRALRITYYTPARDETTERTIDPLRMLMVGGRAYVEAWCRRAEGVRLFRADRIDAVTELPEQAVVPPQARPHDLSDGVFRPSADLPLITLRIGRGERWITEYYPCERVEADGEQWLVSLRVTDLGWARRFVLGLGPEVTVVAPAELAEQVRAQAVAALDAYATPAGSADPAAVGGTR; from the coding sequence GTGACCCGCCCGGCGTCCCGCGCGGGCCGTGCCTCCGCCGACCGGCTGGCCCGGCTGCTCAACCTGGTGCCCTACCTGCTGGCCCGCCCCGGCATCGAGATCGCCGAGGCGGCGCACGACCTCGGAGTGACCGAGAAGCAGCTCCGGGAGGACCTGGAACTGCTCTGGGTGTGCGGGCTGCCCGGCTACGGCCCCGGCGACCTGATCGACATGGCGTTCGACGGCGACCGGGTCACCATCACCTACGACGCCGGGATCGACCGCCCGCTGCGGCTGACCCCGGACGAGGCCCTGGCCCTGGTGGTGGCGCTGCGGATGATCGCCGAGACGCCCGGCGTGGCCAACCGGGAGGCGGTCGAACGGGCGCTCGCCAAGATCGAGAATGCCGCCGGTGACCTGGCCGGCGCGCCGGTCGAGGTCCGCCTGCCCGGCGACAGCGCCCGGGTACGCGAGCTGCGCGCCGCCGTCGAGCGCGGCCGGGCGCTGCGGATCACCTACTACACCCCGGCGCGGGACGAGACCACCGAACGCACCATCGACCCGCTGCGGATGCTGATGGTCGGCGGCCGGGCGTACGTGGAGGCGTGGTGCCGCCGCGCCGAGGGGGTACGCCTGTTCCGGGCCGACCGGATCGACGCGGTGACCGAGCTGCCGGAGCAGGCGGTGGTGCCGCCGCAGGCCCGCCCGCACGATCTCAGCGACGGCGTGTTCCGCCCGTCGGCGGACCTGCCGCTGATCACGCTGCGGATCGGCCGGGGCGAGCGGTGGATCACCGAATATTATCCGTGCGAGCGGGTCGAGGCCGACGGCGAGCAGTGGCTGGTGTCGCTGCGCGTCACCGACCTCGGGTGGGCCCGGCGGTTCGTGCTCGGGCTCGGCCCGGAGGTCACAGTCGTGGCCCCGGCCGAGCTGGCCGAGCAGGTACGCGCCCAGGCCGTGGCCGCGCTCGACGCGTACGCCACCCCGGCCGGCAGCGCCGACCCGGCAGCCGTCGGCGGCACCCGATAG
- the tatA gene encoding Sec-independent protein translocase subunit TatA: MGALKPWHIAVLVVVLILLFGAKRLPDAARSLGRSLRIIKAETKSLHDDDRDLAEKADAQSGYQPLPPQQGHVQQQPYAQGQQQYAQQQPYAPQPQQPVAPPADPVQRVREN; encoded by the coding sequence ATGGGTGCCCTCAAGCCGTGGCACATCGCCGTACTCGTGGTCGTGCTGATCCTGCTGTTCGGCGCGAAGCGGCTCCCCGACGCGGCCCGCTCGCTGGGCCGCTCGCTGCGGATCATCAAGGCCGAGACCAAGAGCCTGCACGACGACGACCGCGATCTCGCCGAGAAGGCCGACGCGCAGTCCGGCTACCAGCCGCTCCCGCCGCAGCAGGGGCACGTGCAGCAGCAGCCGTACGCCCAGGGCCAGCAGCAGTACGCCCAGCAGCAGCCGTACGCGCCGCAGCCGCAGCAGCCCGTGGCCCCGCCGGCCGACCCGGTGCAGCGCGTCCGCGAGAACTGA
- the tatC gene encoding twin-arginine translocase subunit TatC translates to MAFGLKKRGPSSFARAADGSMTLIEHIRELRNRLFRASLAILVGFGFGIWLAEPVRVLLSKPYCDLPQSFDAATGKCKFVQLGVADVFLLNLKIGLWVGLIIAAPIWLYQLWAFIAPGLHRHERRYAYVFTALAAPLFAAGAVLAFFVTTKGLEFLLDISGDDIATNLEVTRYISFVTNLILLFGVAFEFPLIVLMLNFVGLASAKRLLSWWRVAVFVFFAFSAVVTPTPDPFGMTALAICLCALYFAAVGVAFINDKRRGRGREVYAGIADDEVSPLDLSDEPVPAGGRIEASEPIGAPEPIVAPKPIERRYDDMT, encoded by the coding sequence GTGGCCTTCGGGTTGAAGAAGCGCGGCCCGAGCAGCTTCGCGCGCGCGGCCGACGGCTCGATGACGCTCATCGAGCACATCCGTGAGCTGCGCAACCGGCTGTTCCGGGCGTCGCTGGCGATCCTGGTCGGCTTCGGCTTCGGCATCTGGCTGGCCGAGCCGGTCCGGGTGCTGCTGTCCAAGCCCTACTGCGACCTGCCGCAGTCGTTCGACGCGGCGACGGGCAAGTGCAAGTTCGTGCAGCTCGGCGTCGCCGACGTCTTCCTGCTGAACCTCAAGATCGGCCTCTGGGTGGGCCTGATCATCGCCGCGCCGATCTGGCTCTACCAGCTCTGGGCGTTCATCGCGCCCGGCCTGCACCGCCACGAGCGGCGGTACGCGTACGTCTTCACCGCCCTGGCGGCCCCGCTGTTCGCGGCCGGCGCGGTGCTGGCGTTCTTCGTCACCACCAAGGGGCTCGAGTTCCTGCTCGACATCTCCGGCGACGACATCGCGACCAACCTCGAGGTGACCCGCTACATATCGTTCGTCACGAACCTGATCCTGCTGTTCGGTGTGGCGTTCGAGTTCCCGCTGATCGTGCTGATGCTCAACTTCGTCGGCCTGGCCAGCGCCAAGCGGCTGCTGAGCTGGTGGCGGGTGGCGGTGTTCGTGTTCTTCGCGTTCTCCGCCGTGGTCACGCCGACACCCGACCCGTTCGGCATGACCGCGCTGGCGATCTGCCTCTGCGCGCTCTACTTCGCGGCGGTGGGGGTGGCGTTCATCAACGACAAGCGGCGCGGTCGCGGGCGTGAGGTCTACGCCGGCATCGCCGACGACGAGGTGTCACCGCTTGACCTGTCGGACGAGCCGGTGCCCGCCGGCGGCCGGATCGAGGCGTCCGAGCCGATCGGCGCACCCGAGCCGATCGTCGCCCCGAAGCCGATCGAGCGCCGCTACGACGACATGACCTGA
- a CDS encoding ABC transporter substrate-binding protein: MSAPDRPRGAAVRATGMMAGMRLVSLLPSATEIAYALGLGDDLVGVTFECEVPARHRSGTTVVVGGRDTRGMSPGDIDAYVRAQVAAGADLYTLHAGALAGLDPDLILTQDLCRVCALPSGRVADAVEHLGCRADVLSLDPYTLDDVLESIRAVGAAARVPDRAEALVDGLRARLAAVGAAVAGRPRPRVAVVEWVDPPFGAGHWIPDLVDVAGGEPVATHRGARSTPTTWEALRAARPEVVLVAPCGFRLDGAAEQAAAVAGHFPDAQVWALDADGLIVRAGPRLVDGAETIAAILHPDAVPPPHPEAARHIP; encoded by the coding sequence ATGTCCGCACCGGACCGGCCCCGGGGCGCGGCGGTCCGCGCGACCGGCATGATGGCGGGCATGCGGCTGGTCTCCCTGCTTCCCTCCGCCACCGAGATCGCGTACGCGCTCGGCCTCGGCGACGACCTGGTCGGCGTCACCTTCGAGTGCGAGGTGCCCGCCCGCCACCGGTCGGGCACCACAGTGGTCGTCGGCGGCCGGGACACCCGGGGTATGAGTCCCGGCGACATCGACGCGTACGTCCGGGCGCAGGTCGCGGCCGGTGCAGACCTCTACACGCTGCACGCCGGCGCGCTGGCCGGGCTGGACCCGGACCTGATCCTCACCCAGGACCTGTGCCGCGTCTGCGCGCTGCCCTCGGGCCGGGTCGCCGACGCCGTGGAGCACCTGGGATGCCGGGCCGACGTGCTGTCGCTCGATCCGTACACCCTGGACGACGTGCTGGAGTCGATCCGCGCGGTGGGCGCGGCGGCCCGGGTGCCGGACCGCGCGGAGGCGCTGGTCGACGGCCTGCGCGCCCGGCTCGCGGCGGTCGGCGCGGCGGTGGCGGGCCGGCCCCGGCCACGGGTCGCGGTTGTCGAATGGGTGGACCCGCCGTTCGGCGCCGGGCACTGGATCCCGGACCTCGTCGACGTCGCGGGTGGCGAACCGGTGGCCACCCATCGCGGCGCCCGGTCCACGCCTACCACCTGGGAGGCCCTGCGGGCCGCCCGCCCCGAGGTGGTGCTGGTGGCGCCGTGCGGGTTCCGTCTCGACGGCGCGGCCGAGCAGGCCGCCGCGGTGGCCGGGCATTTCCCGGACGCGCAGGTGTGGGCGCTGGACGCGGACGGGCTGATCGTGCGCGCCGGCCCGCGCCTGGTCGACGGCGCCGAGACTATAGCCGCGATCCTGCACCCCGACGCGGTCCCCCCACCCCACCCCGAAGCAGCCCGCCACATCCCCTGA
- a CDS encoding fasciclin domain-containing protein: MNIARLAARLAVGATAAAVATTAVAVPAQAGAKQPGTRSLAAVLTADKSGFDRNSRDFDVLTKAVLTVLQAKPDSPVKVLTDGTVALTAFVPNDYAFRELVRDITAAKKLPGEKAAFEAVAGLGVDTVEDVLLYHVVPGATIDRKAALKADGADLTTALGATVEVDVKRCWYGREVRLVDADTSDRNAKVVRYDINKGNKQIAHAVDRVLRPIDLP; this comes from the coding sequence ATGAACATCGCTCGTCTCGCCGCCCGGCTGGCCGTGGGCGCCACCGCGGCGGCGGTGGCCACCACCGCCGTCGCCGTGCCCGCCCAGGCCGGTGCCAAGCAGCCGGGTACGCGGTCGCTGGCCGCCGTGCTCACCGCCGACAAGAGCGGCTTCGACCGCAACTCGCGGGACTTCGACGTCCTCACGAAGGCGGTCCTGACGGTGCTGCAGGCCAAGCCGGACTCGCCGGTGAAGGTGCTCACCGACGGCACCGTCGCGCTGACCGCGTTCGTGCCGAACGACTACGCGTTCCGCGAGCTGGTGCGGGACATCACCGCCGCGAAGAAGCTGCCCGGTGAGAAGGCCGCGTTCGAGGCGGTCGCCGGCCTGGGCGTGGACACCGTGGAGGACGTCCTGCTCTACCACGTCGTGCCCGGCGCGACGATCGACCGGAAGGCGGCGCTGAAGGCCGACGGCGCGGACCTGACCACCGCGCTCGGCGCCACCGTCGAGGTGGACGTGAAGCGCTGCTGGTACGGCCGTGAGGTGCGCCTGGTCGACGCCGACACCAGCGACCGCAACGCGAAGGTGGTGCGGTACGACATCAACAAGGGCAACAAGCAGATCGCGCACGCGGTGGACCGGGTGCTGCGCCCGATCGACCTCCCCTGA
- a CDS encoding diacylglycerol kinase family protein, translating into MTAHDHVPSGPVAVLANPTAGRGRHRGLLPGILERLAGAGRPVELLRARTPEEAEAACHAAVAGGAGALVAVGGDGTVHRAMQAVAGTAVAFGPVPAGTGNDFAMETGFPADPTAAVEVITAALAAGHTRPVDLARLSRPGEADRWFGAVLAAGFDAIVNERANRMRWPRGPRRYDLAIVVELARLRPRRYRLVLDGVAQEVDAVLVAVGNTASYGGGMRICPDADPHDGLLDVVVGGRFDRRTLMRVKPQIYQGTHVTHPLARVYRARTVELSADGITTYADGERSFDLPVTVTAVPAALRLLR; encoded by the coding sequence GTGACCGCGCACGATCATGTCCCGTCCGGCCCCGTCGCCGTGCTCGCCAACCCGACCGCGGGCCGGGGGCGGCACCGCGGTCTGCTGCCCGGGATCCTGGAGCGCCTCGCCGGAGCCGGCCGCCCGGTCGAGCTGCTGCGCGCGCGTACCCCCGAGGAGGCGGAGGCGGCGTGCCACGCCGCGGTCGCCGGCGGCGCCGGGGCGCTCGTCGCGGTGGGCGGCGACGGCACTGTGCACCGGGCGATGCAGGCGGTCGCCGGCACGGCCGTGGCGTTCGGGCCGGTCCCGGCGGGCACCGGCAACGACTTCGCGATGGAGACCGGCTTCCCGGCCGACCCGACGGCCGCCGTCGAGGTGATCACCGCGGCGCTCGCCGCCGGCCACACCCGCCCGGTCGACCTGGCGCGGCTGTCCCGGCCCGGCGAGGCGGACCGCTGGTTCGGCGCGGTGCTCGCGGCCGGCTTCGACGCGATCGTCAACGAACGCGCCAACCGGATGCGCTGGCCGCGCGGCCCGCGCCGGTACGACCTGGCGATCGTGGTGGAGCTGGCCCGGCTGCGGCCGCGTCGCTACCGGCTGGTCCTCGACGGGGTGGCACAGGAGGTCGACGCGGTGCTCGTCGCGGTGGGGAACACGGCCAGCTACGGCGGTGGCATGCGGATCTGCCCGGACGCCGACCCGCACGACGGCCTGCTGGACGTGGTGGTGGGCGGCCGGTTCGACAGGCGCACGCTGATGCGGGTCAAGCCGCAGATCTACCAGGGCACCCACGTCACGCACCCGCTGGCGCGCGTCTACCGGGCGCGGACGGTGGAGCTGTCCGCCGACGGCATCACCACGTACGCCGACGGGGAACGCTCCTTCGACCTGCCGGTGACCGTCACCGCGGTGCCGGCGGCGCTGCGGCTGCTGCGCTGA
- a CDS encoding EamA family transporter — protein MTGAHPLPPRAPGRLGGVALVLGGALSVQFGSALAALLFPRTGVAGAVTLRLTIGALLMLVVCRPRVRGYGRRDWAAVLAFGLALAGMNSIFYQAIERIPLGPAVTLEVLGPLALSVIAARRMAAWCWAALALAGVVLLGQGGFDRLDPAGAALALTAGAMWAAYIVCSARIGARFPGADGLALALTVAALLTLPFGLADGGGRLADPVVLGLGTGLALLASVLPYSLELAALRRLPTATFAVMMSLGPAIAAVAGWLVLGQALRPVEVLAIALVVAASAGAVRAAAPPPSPAPPAVPGPPSEADPAGVSAAAAAPPAPR, from the coding sequence ATGACCGGTGCCCACCCCTTGCCGCCGCGTGCGCCGGGACGGCTCGGCGGGGTCGCGCTGGTACTCGGCGGGGCGCTGTCGGTGCAGTTCGGCTCCGCGCTCGCCGCGCTGCTGTTCCCGCGTACCGGGGTGGCCGGGGCGGTGACGTTGCGGCTGACCATCGGCGCGCTGCTGATGCTCGTGGTCTGCCGCCCCCGGGTACGCGGGTACGGGCGACGCGACTGGGCGGCGGTGCTGGCGTTCGGGCTGGCCCTGGCCGGCATGAACTCGATCTTCTACCAGGCGATCGAGCGGATCCCGCTCGGTCCGGCCGTCACGCTTGAGGTGCTCGGCCCGCTGGCGCTGTCCGTGATCGCCGCGCGCCGGATGGCCGCCTGGTGCTGGGCCGCGCTGGCGCTGGCCGGGGTGGTCCTGCTCGGGCAGGGCGGGTTCGACCGGCTCGACCCGGCCGGCGCCGCGCTGGCGCTGACGGCGGGCGCCATGTGGGCCGCGTACATCGTCTGCTCGGCGCGGATCGGCGCGCGGTTCCCCGGCGCGGACGGGCTGGCCCTCGCTCTGACCGTCGCGGCGCTGCTCACGCTGCCGTTCGGGCTGGCCGACGGCGGCGGTCGCCTCGCCGACCCGGTGGTGCTGGGACTCGGTACCGGGCTGGCGCTGCTCGCCTCGGTGCTGCCGTACAGCCTGGAGCTGGCCGCGCTGCGGCGGCTGCCGACAGCGACGTTCGCGGTGATGATGAGTCTCGGTCCGGCGATCGCCGCCGTGGCCGGCTGGCTGGTCCTCGGCCAGGCGCTGCGCCCGGTCGAGGTGCTCGCCATCGCGCTCGTGGTCGCCGCGAGCGCCGGCGCGGTCCGCGCCGCCGCGCCGCCGCCTTCTCCCGCGCCGCCGGCCGTTCCCGGCCCGCCGTCCGAGGCGGACCCGGCGGGGGTCAGCGCAGCAGCCGCAGCGCCGCCGGCACCGCGGTGA
- a CDS encoding HAD family hydrolase: MPDRTELPHASSGADDAVRPGPSRRPVEAVLFDFHGTLAQVEEPLAWVLAAAAACGVELDRIRATSLADRLLTAGRAGGPLPARVPPRLAELWADRDLYPHAHRGAYTGLAETVDTGIDGFADALYERVLVPEGWVPYPDTAPVLGALRSAGVKVAVVSNIGFDLRPLFAAWDLDALVDAYALSYEVGRCKPDPGIFLRACGMLGVDPERTLMVGDTPADAGAVAAGCGVLVLPCADAGRPNGLGAVLDLAGAG, from the coding sequence GTGCCGGACCGTACCGAACTGCCCCACGCCTCGAGCGGCGCCGACGACGCCGTCCGCCCGGGCCCGTCCCGCCGGCCCGTGGAGGCGGTGCTCTTCGACTTCCACGGCACCCTCGCCCAGGTGGAGGAGCCGCTGGCCTGGGTGCTCGCCGCCGCGGCCGCCTGCGGCGTCGAGCTGGACCGCATCCGGGCCACGTCTCTGGCCGACCGGCTGCTCACCGCCGGGCGTGCCGGTGGCCCGCTGCCGGCACGGGTGCCGCCCCGGCTGGCCGAGCTGTGGGCCGACCGGGATCTCTACCCGCACGCGCACCGGGGCGCGTACACCGGGCTGGCCGAGACCGTGGACACCGGCATCGACGGGTTCGCCGACGCGCTCTACGAGCGGGTGCTGGTGCCCGAGGGCTGGGTGCCGTACCCGGACACCGCTCCGGTGCTGGGTGCCCTGCGGTCCGCCGGGGTGAAGGTGGCGGTGGTCAGCAACATCGGTTTCGACCTGCGGCCGCTGTTCGCCGCCTGGGACCTCGACGCGCTCGTCGACGCGTACGCGCTGTCGTACGAGGTGGGGCGCTGCAAGCCGGACCCGGGCATCTTCCTGCGGGCCTGCGGGATGCTCGGCGTGGACCCGGAGCGCACGCTCATGGTCGGCGACACGCCGGCCGACGCGGGCGCGGTGGCGGCCGGGTGCGGGGTGCTGGTGCTGCCCTGCGCCGACGCGGGCCGCCCGAACGGACTCGGCGCGGTGCTGGACCTGGCCGGGGCCGGCTGA